A genome region from Desulfobulbaceae bacterium includes the following:
- a CDS encoding glycosyltransferase family 2 protein: MAAIGVVSVNFMAHDMLNRCLTSLKQHCKNDLHFIVVDNSPIPETDLITKDHPEITAIVPRANTGFAGGCNLGISQAMEQELDYILLLNPDTWTEHDFIDILLKELENDPLLGMVGPKILRDNGQGDAVWYGGARMNWWKGGPSQVMDSRHDGDGPALAVPCLSGCAMLIKAQAIREVGMMDERYFLYYEDTDYCQRFIEKGFTLAYVPAARLIHEVSSTVGFQSRNYVYYFSRNRVWFMRRWATWYQYLVFMAFNTLIKLPGAVIVFGMLRRRPELISAYWKGYWEGLLDYKISAK; encoded by the coding sequence ATGGCCGCAATAGGAGTCGTCAGCGTCAACTTCATGGCGCACGATATGCTTAATCGCTGCCTGACAAGCCTCAAGCAGCACTGCAAAAATGATCTTCATTTTATCGTAGTTGACAACAGTCCTATTCCCGAAACCGACCTTATCACCAAAGATCACCCGGAGATCACGGCCATAGTTCCCCGCGCCAACACCGGCTTCGCCGGGGGATGCAACCTAGGAATATCCCAGGCCATGGAGCAAGAGCTTGACTATATCCTCCTCCTGAACCCGGACACCTGGACAGAACATGACTTCATCGACATCCTGCTGAAGGAACTGGAAAATGATCCACTCTTAGGCATGGTAGGACCCAAGATCCTGCGCGATAACGGTCAAGGAGATGCAGTATGGTATGGAGGGGCGCGAATGAACTGGTGGAAGGGCGGACCGAGTCAGGTAATGGACTCCCGCCACGATGGAGATGGGCCTGCGCTTGCAGTGCCGTGCCTTTCTGGTTGCGCCATGCTAATCAAAGCACAGGCAATCCGTGAGGTGGGCATGATGGATGAACGATACTTCCTCTATTACGAGGATACAGATTATTGCCAGCGTTTCATCGAAAAGGGCTTTACCCTGGCCTATGTCCCGGCAGCCAGACTGATCCATGAGGTCTCGTCAACTGTCGGATTTCAGAGCCGGAACTATGTCTATTACTTCTCCAGAAACCGAGTCTGGTTCATGCGCCGCTGGGCCACGTGGTATCAATATCTTGTCTTCATGGCCTTCAATACCCTGATCAAACTGCCGGGCGCAGTGATTGTCTTTGGGATGCTACGTCGCCGCCCGGAACTGATATCAGCTTATTGGAAGGGATATTGGGAGGGACTGCTCGATTACAAGATATCGGCAAAATGA
- a CDS encoding acyltransferase has product MNPPVDRRMVSVAKAIGILFVVAGHIPGIGFFPFLPYTFHIPLFYFLSGLVFNPSTYLGYPIIFIRCRIRSLLLPYFAYNIIFASITAGCKVWPGISFESQRWNVARMLFVEPFISGHQYMLFAPGWFLCSLFLVGLAYLFIARMLERFLVREPLRFFFFCTLAVVGMEYGRLAPESKFFNHYLNMVIAKNLIGLFFFYLGGRFREVANLACLRDSRIMVLAIAVQIYCITHYAANFSTAMNNYPSIPSSLLTSLCGITFVIFVSTRLAHSDQARDGWLISIGEQSLHVLACHLFVFHLLNIMFLAWHGESLQILSREFYYVYDPQRFWLVYLCAGIGVPTVLAIWANRLRGVLVPR; this is encoded by the coding sequence ATGAATCCCCCTGTTGATCGAAGGATGGTCTCAGTCGCTAAGGCCATAGGCATTTTGTTTGTGGTTGCCGGCCATATACCCGGCATCGGTTTCTTTCCGTTTCTTCCCTATACCTTTCACATTCCACTTTTTTATTTTCTCTCGGGATTAGTTTTTAATCCTAGTACTTATCTGGGGTACCCCATCATTTTTATTAGGTGCCGAATACGTTCTTTATTATTGCCTTATTTTGCTTATAACATCATCTTTGCGTCTATCACGGCAGGATGTAAAGTCTGGCCAGGGATATCATTTGAATCCCAACGATGGAATGTCGCTAGGATGCTATTCGTCGAGCCGTTTATCTCCGGGCACCAATACATGTTGTTTGCACCGGGGTGGTTCCTTTGCTCTCTTTTCTTGGTTGGTCTGGCCTATCTCTTTATAGCTCGGATGTTGGAGCGTTTCTTAGTAAGGGAACCGTTGCGATTTTTTTTCTTTTGCACCCTTGCTGTGGTTGGTATGGAGTACGGGAGACTTGCACCCGAGTCCAAGTTCTTCAATCATTACCTCAATATGGTGATAGCAAAAAATCTGATAGGGTTGTTCTTTTTCTATCTTGGAGGGCGATTCAGAGAGGTTGCCAATTTGGCATGTTTGCGCGACTCGAGGATCATGGTTCTTGCCATTGCTGTGCAGATATATTGCATTACCCATTATGCTGCCAATTTTTCAACGGCCATGAATAATTATCCATCAATTCCTTCGTCTCTACTTACCTCTCTGTGTGGGATTACGTTTGTCATTTTTGTTTCCACACGGCTGGCTCATAGCGACCAAGCGAGAGATGGATGGTTAATTTCTATCGGCGAACAGAGCCTACATGTACTTGCCTGCCATTTATTCGTGTTTCACCTTTTAAATATCATGTTCCTCGCCTGGCACGGCGAGTCTCTCCAGATTCTCTCCCGCGAGTTTTATTATGTATACGATCCCCAACGTTTTTGGCTGGTTTATCTCTGTGCTGGTATTGGGGTACCGACTGTGCTGGCAATCTGGGCCAATCGCTTGCGTGGAGTATTGGTTCCCCGGTAG
- a CDS encoding MBOAT family protein: protein MTFASLPFLSLFLPFSLVLVLILGKRLANPSLLLASLLFYGLNDIQGLPVLIVSILWNYGVGFVLSQGGTRCRIFSLSLGTGGNLLLLGFYKYADFFWESLGRFMPFVAQEYTLPGIHQPLGVSFFTFQAISYLIDLYRNTIKFDRNLFRFGLYLAIFPHLIAGPIIRYGEIAGQLLSCHITVELFARGLRRFIKGLGKKMLLANLFAGVVDRIFSLPVDQLGLSTAWFGAFLYSLQIYYDFSGYTDMAIGIGMLFGFQFPENFNYPYAASSIRDFWRRWHITLSSWFRDYLYIPLGGSRGSTIRTHLNLILVFVLCGLWHGASWNFLIWGGLHGMCMVAERIGLEQLLARGSRLLQHSYVLAVLMASWVLFRMENMSEAFLYLRCMFWPSGSTMLSAYPPGFFMNIELGMAIAVGVMFSFPWWRAITRKGGMGMRWMNGWGLALGGTMAVDGVLILILVAGLMEIAAGGHHPFIYFQF from the coding sequence ATGACCTTTGCCTCGCTTCCTTTTCTCTCTCTCTTTTTGCCGTTCAGCCTGGTGCTGGTTCTCATCCTCGGCAAACGACTTGCTAATCCTTCCTTGTTGCTGGCGAGCCTTCTTTTTTATGGCCTAAACGATATCCAGGGTCTTCCTGTGCTAATCGTTTCTATCCTCTGGAACTATGGAGTTGGTTTTGTCCTCAGCCAGGGAGGAACCCGGTGCCGGATATTTTCGTTATCCTTGGGGACAGGGGGGAATCTCCTGTTGCTTGGATTTTATAAGTATGCTGACTTTTTTTGGGAGTCACTTGGCCGATTTATGCCATTTGTTGCTCAGGAGTATACTCTCCCTGGGATTCATCAACCATTAGGTGTCTCTTTCTTTACCTTCCAGGCCATCTCTTATTTGATCGATCTTTATCGCAACACAATTAAATTTGATCGAAATCTCTTTCGCTTTGGCCTTTATTTAGCCATCTTCCCCCACCTCATTGCCGGACCAATTATCCGTTACGGCGAGATCGCCGGTCAATTGCTTAGTTGTCACATCACAGTTGAGCTCTTTGCCAGAGGGTTGCGTCGATTCATAAAGGGATTAGGTAAAAAAATGCTGCTTGCAAACTTGTTTGCTGGTGTTGTTGATCGGATTTTTTCCTTGCCAGTAGATCAGTTGGGTCTGTCAACTGCCTGGTTTGGAGCTTTCCTCTATAGCCTGCAGATTTATTATGATTTTTCCGGATACACCGATATGGCGATCGGTATTGGCATGCTGTTCGGGTTTCAGTTTCCGGAGAATTTTAACTACCCATACGCCGCCTCATCCATCCGAGATTTTTGGCGGCGTTGGCACATTACCCTCTCTTCCTGGTTCCGAGACTATCTTTATATCCCCTTGGGAGGAAGCCGTGGTAGCACGATACGCACCCACTTGAATCTGATCCTGGTTTTTGTTCTTTGTGGGCTCTGGCATGGGGCAAGTTGGAATTTTCTGATATGGGGTGGGCTGCATGGCATGTGTATGGTGGCGGAGCGTATAGGTCTTGAACAATTGCTGGCCCGCGGCTCTCGCCTTCTTCAACATAGTTATGTCCTGGCAGTCTTGATGGCTTCTTGGGTTTTGTTTCGAATGGAAAATATGTCAGAGGCCTTTCTCTATCTTCGCTGTATGTTCTGGCCGTCTGGGTCAACCATGCTATCAGCCTATCCTCCCGGGTTTTTTATGAACATTGAACTCGGAATGGCCATCGCAGTTGGTGTCATGTTTTCTTTCCCCTGGTGGCGTGCCATAACCCGAAAGGGTGGAATGGGGATGAGATGGATGAATGGTTGGGGCTTGGCACTGGGGGGTACTATGGCTGTCGACGGAGTGCTTATCCTTATTTTGGTTGCTGGTTTGATGGAGATTGCTGCCGGTGGCCATCATCCATTCATTTATTTTCAGTTCTGA
- a CDS encoding glycosyltransferase produces the protein MTINDTVTVITVTYNSKPFLRDYFDSILAADRSGLELEIIVVDNGSSDDSPAWIRAHYPAIRVLGNDSNNYTRALNLAIREALSDFILISNNDAQVKAGWIKGLVDIAKSDARIGAVQSKILFSDGLKINSVGVAEIEQFYFKDIGFEEVDNGQYDRPRQVDFITGGSMLLKRECLDDVGLWDEEFIMFMEDVDYSLRCRAKGWQLWCAPTSVMHHRYHGSSSQELCEYLCTRNRFLFIAKHYPQRLADSIISSHFYKKGHMDLLYRSLLHAMQRLCVCQPTAVVLAVLEALKKSLVEVMGAVSAHNFFSHLELLLGLRKIRVGIYDHACHFAGGGQRYVAEMAAIMQDRYDVTYIANKDMDLASYMEWFGLDLSRCALKVIKIPFFEKRERFVPDEGMVLGESYNVFDLIAEDSLSYDIFINANMLGKVNPLSLTSLFVCHFPDQPKAPFFQVDKYDQLITNGDYTGYWLEKRWGMIATHKLYPPVNMYNPASSPVKKEKIILSVSRFEVSGSKKQYELVKAYAEMYRKNLEAMDGWKFVLIGGSFPDNHYLELIRDAVDKAECPIEVRPNATVEETRDAYRQAAIFWHACGLEESRPEKVEHFGMTTVESMQNYCVPIVIDGGGQREIVEQGECGFRFSNVDELQEFTLRCVNDPDLRQRLAQRAFERSHLFDCDVFKDGVEMILGEMVAVLLGQDVL, from the coding sequence ATGACGATCAATGATACCGTAACGGTCATCACCGTTACCTACAACAGCAAGCCTTTTCTTCGCGACTACTTTGATTCCATTCTTGCCGCAGACCGTAGCGGTCTTGAGCTTGAAATCATCGTTGTTGATAATGGCTCTTCTGATGATTCCCCGGCATGGATCAGGGCGCATTATCCTGCTATCCGGGTGTTAGGCAATGACAGCAATAATTACACCCGGGCGCTGAATCTAGCAATTCGTGAGGCATTGAGTGATTTTATCCTGATTTCCAATAACGATGCCCAGGTGAAGGCTGGTTGGATCAAAGGACTGGTGGATATCGCGAAAAGTGACGCCAGAATCGGAGCGGTGCAAAGTAAGATCCTCTTCAGCGATGGGCTGAAGATAAACAGTGTTGGCGTGGCCGAGATTGAGCAATTCTATTTCAAGGACATTGGCTTTGAGGAGGTCGACAACGGACAGTATGATCGCCCACGCCAAGTTGATTTTATCACCGGCGGTTCGATGCTCTTGAAGCGGGAGTGCCTAGATGATGTTGGTCTGTGGGATGAGGAGTTCATCATGTTTATGGAGGATGTGGACTACAGCCTCCGTTGCCGGGCCAAAGGCTGGCAGCTCTGGTGTGCGCCAACGAGTGTTATGCACCATCGGTATCACGGATCATCTTCTCAGGAGCTGTGCGAGTATCTCTGTACCAGAAATCGGTTTTTGTTTATTGCTAAACATTATCCTCAACGCTTAGCCGATAGTATTATCTCTTCGCATTTTTATAAAAAAGGGCATATGGATCTCCTCTATCGGAGCCTGCTTCATGCCATGCAGCGGTTATGTGTCTGTCAGCCGACGGCTGTGGTTCTTGCGGTGCTTGAGGCATTGAAAAAATCACTGGTTGAGGTTATGGGCGCAGTAAGCGCCCATAATTTTTTCTCTCACCTGGAATTGTTGCTGGGGTTGCGCAAGATCAGGGTTGGTATTTATGATCATGCCTGTCATTTCGCTGGTGGTGGTCAACGATATGTCGCTGAAATGGCCGCCATCATGCAGGATCGGTATGATGTGACTTATATCGCCAACAAGGATATGGATTTGGCGAGTTACATGGAATGGTTTGGCCTTGATCTCTCCCGATGTGCCTTAAAGGTCATCAAAATTCCGTTCTTCGAGAAGCGGGAGCGGTTTGTGCCGGACGAAGGCATGGTCCTGGGTGAGTCGTACAATGTGTTTGATCTTATTGCAGAGGACAGCCTGTCTTATGATATTTTCATCAATGCCAATATGCTGGGCAAGGTCAACCCTCTTTCCCTGACCTCACTCTTTGTCTGTCATTTCCCTGATCAGCCCAAAGCACCATTTTTTCAGGTGGATAAGTATGATCAGCTGATTACTAACGGCGATTACACTGGGTACTGGCTGGAAAAGAGGTGGGGGATGATAGCGACTCACAAGCTCTATCCCCCAGTGAACATGTATAACCCAGCCAGCTCCCCGGTGAAGAAAGAGAAAATTATTCTCTCAGTCTCGCGGTTTGAAGTGAGCGGCAGCAAGAAACAATACGAACTGGTCAAGGCCTATGCCGAGATGTATCGTAAAAACCTAGAGGCTATGGATGGCTGGAAATTTGTGTTGATCGGCGGCAGTTTTCCAGATAATCATTATCTCGAGTTGATACGTGATGCGGTGGATAAGGCTGAATGTCCGATTGAAGTCAGGCCTAACGCTACGGTTGAGGAGACCCGGGATGCTTACCGTCAGGCAGCTATTTTCTGGCACGCCTGCGGACTCGAGGAGTCTCGACCGGAAAAGGTAGAGCATTTTGGCATGACCACGGTGGAATCGATGCAGAATTATTGCGTACCCATCGTGATAGACGGGGGGGGGCAGCGTGAGATTGTTGAGCAGGGGGAATGTGGATTCCGCTTTTCTAACGTCGACGAACTACAGGAATTTACCCTACGTTGTGTTAATGATCCAGATTTACGACAACGGCTCGCTCAGCGGGCCTTTGAGCGAAGTCACCTTTTTGATTGTGATGTATTCAAGGATGGGGTTGAGATGATTCTTGGTGAGATGGTGGCCGTACTCTTAGGGCAAGATGTCCTATGA
- a CDS encoding glycosyltransferase family 4 protein — translation MSHALILAHMKNTRYIHGGAIYRESIRNMLTRNDPSLIVDEIFVHPQHSRIWRQWRQVFDIVASQFSKYPAKVNHFRTRRFRFRVLAALSVQSYSLFVINGAEMLWTLELLPPKARILFISHNIEHRLYEQQVARYDNVLWLGRLLRADAEKFKNFEIDHIRQVNKIVTIADDDRKILSRFAPSASISTILPSFDYKPHPRLITPLDEESSEMSTQRPSQTRPLRLGFLGNLEWWPNSRSLQWFLDEVWPHIGNNIELHLYGQGSAVMHDDSRIIGHGFVRDLDQVWQEVDLMIQPISCGAGINIKVAESLYNRMPIIATPLAVRGISLHDDPAIKILAEAHEWINYLNGPEPAKHALLTARQENADLFCMAKNSATLQQLLKGDTSWPQ, via the coding sequence CTACCGGGAGTCAATCAGGAACATGCTCACTCGCAACGATCCGTCACTGATTGTAGACGAAATCTTTGTCCACCCCCAGCACAGCCGGATCTGGCGGCAATGGCGTCAGGTTTTCGACATTGTGGCGTCCCAGTTTTCCAAGTACCCGGCCAAAGTCAACCATTTCCGGACCCGGCGCTTCCGGTTCAGGGTACTTGCCGCCTTGTCGGTACAGTCGTATTCCCTCTTTGTGATCAACGGCGCTGAAATGCTGTGGACACTTGAGCTTCTGCCGCCGAAGGCCAGAATTCTTTTCATCTCGCACAACATCGAACACCGCCTCTACGAACAGCAGGTTGCACGCTACGACAACGTTCTCTGGCTGGGGCGGCTGCTGCGGGCCGACGCCGAAAAATTCAAAAATTTTGAGATCGACCACATCAGACAGGTGAACAAGATCGTCACCATCGCTGATGATGACCGAAAAATCCTGAGCCGATTCGCTCCCAGCGCCAGCATATCTACCATCCTCCCCTCCTTCGATTACAAACCACACCCAAGGCTGATCACTCCCCTCGACGAAGAATCTTCAGAAATGAGCACTCAGAGACCGAGTCAAACCAGGCCGCTACGCCTTGGTTTTCTTGGTAATCTCGAGTGGTGGCCCAATAGCCGCAGCCTGCAGTGGTTTCTTGACGAAGTCTGGCCACACATCGGTAATAATATCGAACTACACCTCTACGGGCAGGGCAGTGCTGTGATGCACGATGATTCACGCATTATCGGACACGGCTTTGTCCGTGACTTAGACCAGGTATGGCAAGAGGTGGACCTGATGATCCAACCAATCAGCTGTGGGGCCGGGATCAACATCAAGGTAGCGGAATCACTTTATAATCGGATGCCGATTATTGCCACGCCACTGGCTGTCCGCGGGATTTCACTCCACGATGACCCTGCCATCAAAATTCTTGCTGAGGCCCATGAGTGGATTAACTACTTGAATGGCCCGGAACCCGCCAAGCACGCACTATTAACGGCTCGCCAGGAAAATGCCGACCTCTTCTGCATGGCAAAAAATTCCGCGACCCTTCAACAACTCCTGAAGGGTGATACCTCATGGCCGCAATAG
- a CDS encoding ABC transporter permease — protein sequence MGLAREGLEFIGEVYERRKQIYDLTRRDFKDRYSGSFLGMMWAFLEPLAMMSIMWAVFSLGLKVQPSGDIPFVAYLFTGQVAYNFFSDAVGASAGVIRAYSFLVKKVKFRIAILPIVKINSAIIIHGIFLMIVMGIIWASGVKPSWYWLQTFYYMFSLLFLLLGLSWLFSALGVFVKDIANVIQIFITFGFWLTPIFWEKTMVPPEYQVYLCLNPMFYIVQGYRDSFLYHVPFWEHPVNTLYFWGVAWLALLSGILAFKKLRPHFADIL from the coding sequence ATGGGTTTAGCACGCGAAGGCTTAGAGTTCATCGGTGAGGTCTACGAACGCCGCAAGCAAATTTACGACCTCACTCGTCGAGATTTTAAGGACCGCTATTCGGGATCTTTTCTCGGGATGATGTGGGCTTTCCTTGAGCCCTTGGCCATGATGAGTATCATGTGGGCGGTGTTCAGCCTGGGATTGAAAGTTCAACCCAGTGGCGACATTCCTTTTGTGGCCTACCTCTTCACCGGGCAGGTGGCGTATAATTTCTTCTCTGATGCTGTTGGTGCTTCTGCTGGGGTGATCAGGGCCTATTCATTTCTGGTTAAGAAGGTTAAATTCCGGATTGCTATCCTGCCCATTGTCAAGATTAACTCTGCTATCATCATCCATGGCATATTTCTTATGATTGTCATGGGGATCATTTGGGCAAGCGGTGTTAAGCCCAGTTGGTACTGGTTGCAGACTTTCTACTATATGTTTTCACTGCTTTTTTTACTTCTGGGACTCAGTTGGCTGTTTTCGGCGCTTGGGGTCTTTGTTAAGGATATCGCTAACGTCATTCAGATTTTCATTACCTTCGGCTTCTGGTTGACCCCGATATTCTGGGAGAAAACCATGGTGCCTCCAGAGTATCAGGTCTATCTCTGTCTCAACCCGATGTTTTATATTGTTCAAGGCTACCGGGACAGTTTTCTCTACCATGTGCCGTTTTGGGAGCATCCGGTTAACACTCTCTATTTCTGGGGGGTGGCGTGGCTTGCCCTTTTATCCGGTATCCTGGCCTTCAAAAAACTAAGACCTCATTTTGCCGATATCTTGTAA
- a CDS encoding class I SAM-dependent methyltransferase translates to MDFTGERFIPGAGLDGELEIEHYQRYQAVRDLITNKVVLDAASGEGYGSELLARKAKQVYGLEIDPEAVRQAQGKYQHPNLTFTQGTIAAL, encoded by the coding sequence ATGGATTTTACCGGCGAACGATTCATCCCTGGCGCAGGTCTCGACGGCGAACTCGAAATCGAGCACTACCAACGATATCAGGCTGTTCGCGACTTGATCACTAACAAGGTGGTGCTTGATGCCGCATCAGGGGAAGGCTACGGCTCGGAACTCCTGGCCCGTAAAGCCAAGCAGGTCTACGGTCTTGAAATTGATCCCGAGGCCGTGCGCCAAGCCCAAGGTAAATATCAACACCCCAACCTGACTTTTACCCAAGGGACGATTGCTGCCCTG
- a CDS encoding radical SAM protein, which translates to MSYDSGWGNVIENNVLGDKTMPGIKNQTQFWPSYLILELTTRCNLRCLMCAINQDPRIQKGGEWYGDLSLDAFDNLSKVMSKIKRIDLNGHGESLLSPHFLPVLEKVKQHGAYVGITTNALLMGKEIVESIVRNKMDEIIVSIHAATAESYASISRGGKLDELIANLKALNAFKEKYNTMLPAVRFNFVGMKGNIGELKGLIRLAVDLKVETITVLPLAEYDSVSGEALQSSDLAAYIPNALKTADECGVKLYVPKIYLDQIGLVQQHEPGGEKKRSPLRNKIKSIFKGLLPKPKPHDGDTELIRDCTDPWDFFFVMQSGRIRPCCVIEENMGNLSKQQFEEIWFGEKYHKLRNDILNNTPPPQCKTCINRPFTTLAELRAKVQGKVSPAT; encoded by the coding sequence ATGTCCTATGATAGCGGATGGGGAAACGTAATAGAGAATAATGTCCTTGGAGACAAAACTATGCCCGGCATCAAAAATCAAACCCAATTTTGGCCATCCTATCTTATCCTTGAATTGACAACGCGGTGTAATTTGCGTTGCTTGATGTGTGCGATTAACCAAGACCCTCGCATCCAAAAGGGAGGAGAATGGTATGGTGATTTAAGTCTCGATGCCTTTGACAATCTATCGAAGGTCATGTCAAAGATTAAGCGGATTGACTTGAATGGGCATGGCGAGTCGTTGCTCAGCCCTCATTTTTTGCCAGTATTAGAAAAGGTCAAACAGCATGGGGCCTATGTCGGCATCACCACAAACGCCTTGTTGATGGGGAAGGAGATTGTAGAGTCCATTGTTCGGAATAAAATGGATGAAATTATTGTCTCGATCCATGCCGCTACAGCGGAAAGCTATGCCAGTATCTCGCGCGGTGGGAAATTAGATGAGCTGATCGCTAACCTCAAAGCCCTCAATGCTTTTAAAGAAAAATATAATACGATGCTTCCGGCAGTACGATTTAATTTTGTCGGGATGAAGGGCAATATCGGTGAACTTAAAGGCTTAATTCGTTTAGCCGTTGATCTAAAGGTTGAGACCATTACTGTTCTGCCACTGGCGGAGTATGATTCTGTCAGTGGCGAGGCCCTCCAGTCGAGCGATTTGGCTGCCTATATTCCCAATGCGCTTAAAACGGCAGATGAGTGTGGTGTGAAATTATATGTTCCCAAAATATATCTTGATCAAATAGGTCTGGTCCAACAGCATGAACCGGGAGGCGAGAAAAAGAGAAGTCCACTTAGGAATAAAATTAAATCGATATTCAAAGGACTGTTACCCAAACCAAAACCGCACGACGGCGATACCGAATTGATTAGAGATTGCACGGACCCATGGGACTTCTTTTTTGTCATGCAGAGCGGGAGGATAAGACCCTGTTGTGTCATCGAAGAGAACATGGGGAACCTGTCAAAACAACAGTTTGAAGAAATATGGTTCGGTGAAAAATATCATAAATTACGGAATGATATTCTTAATAATACCCCTCCTCCCCAATGCAAGACTTGTATCAACCGTCCTTTCACAACATTGGCGGAATTACGGGCCAAGGTGCAGGGAAAAGTTTCACCGGCTACCTGA
- a CDS encoding glycosyltransferase, which produces MGLKSIVNSIFRTGPLWSIRRKLNIKVDNKLNEFIQPVNSAVCETKELQHNAIRLIHDSWNLAVVNHNQVIANQDNAFYHSWFSLVYPSFTQTLVRIAGDDYQDIVPYSHLLLMEIARSYLRQGGLWQLDYEIARFKSTANPQSAQNHPLGSENRNRMKILVVSGMFPSIDHGGGLRLFDIISELGGNHDIDLFSIYTPKIDEYSRTLLAGLLGKIKLVEEQAFSSEALIPWLAEIGRTPGYYDVIQCEYPLSVKLVDVVRPFGRKVGFTFMECITKSYLIKLRNAISDKEFSNMGRLVQSFWEFAVEEFNGARDTDFQIAVTPEDADFIEAVSGIRPELVPTCLSPSQVLSRIEACQDVVPDADTVVFLGYFNHFPNIDGMKWYLRYVHPEVKKRVPSCRFLVVGAGDISVLQELTCGDASVVYTGRVDDITPYIMKGKVCVLPLISGAGIRGKLNQYSIAGRPSVSTTIGNLGLNYQDGEAVIVADTPEAFADAVVRLLTDDAANRSIAVKAQAYAQANFTWESHIAHLLEIYRA; this is translated from the coding sequence ATGGGTTTGAAATCGATTGTGAATAGTATTTTTCGTACCGGACCGCTTTGGTCTATCCGTAGAAAATTAAATATTAAGGTAGATAATAAATTAAATGAATTCATCCAACCAGTAAATTCCGCCGTTTGCGAAACCAAAGAGCTTCAGCATAATGCGATAAGGCTGATTCATGACTCATGGAATCTGGCCGTGGTCAATCATAATCAAGTCATTGCCAATCAGGATAACGCTTTTTATCATAGTTGGTTCTCCTTGGTGTATCCATCGTTTACGCAAACACTTGTTCGGATTGCCGGCGATGACTATCAGGACATCGTGCCATACTCCCACCTCCTGCTGATGGAGATTGCCAGAAGTTATCTCCGTCAGGGAGGGCTGTGGCAGCTTGATTATGAAATCGCCAGGTTCAAAAGTACTGCAAATCCTCAATCGGCTCAAAACCACCCATTAGGTAGTGAAAATCGGAATCGGATGAAGATTTTGGTGGTGTCCGGGATGTTTCCCAGCATTGACCACGGAGGTGGACTGCGTCTTTTTGACATTATCTCCGAGTTAGGCGGGAATCACGATATCGATTTATTTTCAATTTATACACCCAAGATTGATGAGTATTCACGGACCCTTCTTGCAGGTCTTCTTGGTAAAATCAAATTGGTGGAAGAGCAGGCCTTTTCCTCAGAAGCGCTCATCCCCTGGCTTGCCGAAATTGGCAGGACTCCGGGGTACTATGATGTTATCCAATGCGAATATCCGTTGAGCGTCAAGTTGGTTGATGTTGTACGACCTTTTGGCCGGAAGGTTGGGTTTACCTTCATGGAGTGTATCACCAAGAGCTATCTGATTAAATTGCGTAATGCCATCTCTGACAAGGAGTTCAGTAATATGGGGCGATTGGTTCAATCGTTTTGGGAGTTTGCTGTCGAGGAGTTTAATGGCGCCCGCGATACTGATTTTCAGATCGCCGTGACTCCGGAGGACGCCGACTTTATCGAGGCGGTAAGCGGTATCAGGCCAGAGCTTGTCCCGACCTGTCTGTCGCCTTCTCAGGTGCTTAGCCGAATTGAGGCGTGTCAGGATGTTGTGCCTGATGCCGACACGGTTGTGTTCTTGGGATATTTTAATCATTTTCCTAATATTGATGGGATGAAGTGGTATTTGCGCTATGTACATCCCGAGGTCAAAAAGAGGGTTCCCTCATGTCGCTTTTTGGTGGTTGGCGCGGGTGATATCAGTGTCTTGCAGGAGTTAACCTGTGGCGATGCGTCGGTTGTCTATACCGGTCGGGTAGATGATATTACCCCATACATTATGAAGGGCAAGGTTTGCGTACTGCCTTTAATTTCTGGGGCCGGGATCCGCGGTAAGCTCAATCAGTATTCTATCGCTGGACGTCCTTCGGTGAGTACCACTATCGGCAATCTCGGATTGAACTACCAAGATGGCGAGGCTGTAATAGTTGCCGATACCCCGGAGGCATTTGCGGATGCAGTTGTCCGTTTGTTGACTGATGATGCTGCAAATCGTTCCATTGCAGTTAAGGCACAAGCCTATGCCCAGGCGAATTTTACCTGGGAGAGTCATATTGCCCATCTGCTCGAAATTTATCGGGCGTGA